The DNA sequence AATTCGCACACATACTTCCTTCTAATCCTCGGTAATAAATACATTGTATCGACGGGTCATAAGCAATTGGATACTGAAGAGCAATTCGAAACCACATGTCTTGGTCTTCACCAAGAGACCTACCTACCGGAAAATAGCCTACTTGTTCAAATGTACTTTTCTTTACCGCAACAGCGGAAGATATAATAGGTAAATCTCCTAGGACTACATTTGCATAATTTTGTATTAAGACCGGGGATTGATTGGTAGGTATTGCTTCTATTTTCGGTATAAGTTTCTTTCCACTTGGTAGTATTGTTACATAACCTGTACCATAAGCCCCCGCCTCAGGATACATTACATATAAATTTTTGATTTTTTCAAGAAAAGTAACTTCCCATTCATCATCAGCATCTAAAAATGCAATCAATTTCCCCTTTGATTCTCTAATACCCCTGTTGCGAGCGGCCGAACTTCCTGCATGTTCTTGGTGTATGATTCGCATATTTGGTTTTAACAACGGATT is a window from the Bacillus alkalicellulosilyticus genome containing:
- a CDS encoding glycosyltransferase family 2 protein; translation: MCFISIVVPLYNKEHYVERMITSVINQSIHDYEVIIVNDGSTDNSVNVLNPLLKPNMRIIHQEHAGSSAARNRGIRESKGKLIAFLDADDEWEVTFLEKIKNLYVMYPEAGAYGTGYVTILPSGKKLIPKIEAIPTNQSPVLIQNYANVVLGDLPIISSAVAVKKSTFEQVGYFPVGRSLGEDQDMWFRIALQYPIAYDPSIQCIYYRGLEGSMCANLEILEEYAIIQTVREHLEQTDTSFNRVALREYLAKLQLDYAKRLYEAGHIRKAIMLIRTCRTKEFLLQKQFMIIKLWLKKLIAYN